The following proteins come from a genomic window of Dromaius novaehollandiae isolate bDroNov1 unplaced genomic scaffold, bDroNov1.hap1 HAP1_SCAFFOLD_27, whole genome shotgun sequence:
- the LOC135326293 gene encoding olfactory receptor 14A16-like translates to MSNSSSLNEFLLLVFAEKRELQLLHFLLFLGIYLAALLGNGLIITAIACDHHLHTPMYFFLLNLSLLDLSSISTTVPKSMANSLWDTSTISYLGCAAQLFLFFFSVGAEYSLLTVMAYDRYVAICKPLHYEAIMDSRACVKMAAAAWTSGFLYALLHTANTFSIPLCQGNALGQFFCEIPQILKLSCSDAYLREAGLLVVSMCLGFGCFIFIVLSYVQIFTAVLRIPSEQGRHKVFSMCLPHLAVVSLFVSTGMFAYLKPPSLSSPALDLVVAVLYSVVPPAVNPLIYSMRNKELKEALRKLIQLVLF, encoded by the coding sequence atgtccaacagcagctccctcaacgagttcctcctcctggtgtTTGCAGAaaagcgggagctgcagctcctgcacttcttgctcttcctgggcatctacctggctgccctcctgggaaacggcctcatcatcacagccatagcctgcgaccaccacctccacacccccatgtacttcttcctcctcaacctctccctccttgacctcagctccatctccaccactgtccccaaatccatggccaattccctgtgggacaccagcactatttcctacttgggatgtgctgcccagctcttcctgtttttcttttcggTTGgagctgagtattctctcctcacagtcatggcctatgaccgctatgttgccatctgcaaacccctgcactacgaggccatcatggacagcagagcctgtgtcaaaatggcagcagctgcctggaccagtggttttctctatgctctcctgcacactgctaacacattttcaataccactctgccaaggcaatgccctgggccaattcttctgtgaaattcctcaaatcctcaagctctcctgctcagatgcctacctcagggaagctgggcttcttgtggttagtatgtgtttaggctttgggtgtttcattttcattgtgctgtcctacgtgcagatcttcactgctgtgctgaggatcccctctgagcagggccggcacaaagtcttttccatgtgcctcccgcacctggccgtggtctccctgtttgtcagcactggcatgtttgcctacctgaagcccccctccctctcctccccagctctggatctggtggtggcagttctgtactcagtggtgcctccagcagtgaaccccctcatctacagcatgaggaacaaggagctcaaggaggcactgaggaaactgattcaactggtactattt
- the LOC135326351 gene encoding olfactory receptor 14A16-like, whose protein sequence is MSNRSSLNEFLLLAFADTRELQLLHFSLFLGIYLAALLGNGLIITAVACDHRLHTPMYFFLLNLSLLDLASISVTVPKSMANSLKNTRAISYSGCAAQVFLFVFLLAGEYSLLTVMAYDRYVAICRPLHYGNLMGSKACVKMAAAAWGTGFLYAVLHTANTFSIPLCQGNTMQQFFCEIPQILKLSCTDSYIREAGVIVLNTCLGFGFFVFIVLSYVQIFTAVLRIPSEQGRHKAFSMCLPHLAVVSLFISTIMFAYLKPPSISSPALDLVVAVLYAVVPPAVNPLIYSMRNKELQDALRKVLSWTFFRSGNIAITLHK, encoded by the coding sequence atgtccaacagaagttccctcaatgagttcctgctcttggcatttgcagacacacgggagctgcagctcctgcacttctcgctcttcctgggcatctacctggctgccctcctgggcaacggcctcatcatcacagccgtagcctgcgaccaccgcctccacacccccatgtacttcttcctcctcaacctctccctcctcgaccttgcctccatctctgtcactgtccccaaatccatggccaattccctgaagaacaccagggccatttcctactcaggatgtgctgctcaagtcttcctgtttgtcttcttgttagcaggagagtattctcttctcactgtcatggcctatgaccgctacgttgccatctgtagacccctgcactacgggaacCTCATGGGCAGCaaagcttgtgtcaaaatggcagcagctgcctggggcactggttttctctatgctgtgctgcacactgctaacacattttcaataccactctgccaaggcaacaccatgcagcagttcttctgtgaaatcccccagatcctcaagctctcctgcacgGACTCCTACATAAGGGAAGCTGGGGTTATTGTGCTTAATACCTGTTTAGGATTTGGgttctttgttttcattgtgctgtcctacgtgcagatcttcactgctgtgctgaggatcccctctgagcagggccggcacaaagccttttccatgtgcctcccgcacctggccgtggtctccctgtttatcagcactatcatgtttgcctacctgaagcccccctccatctcctccccagctctggatctggtggtggctgttctgtacgcggtggtgcctccagcagtgaaccccctcatctacagcatgaggaacaaggagctccaagatgccctgaggaaagtgctttcatggacatttttccgtagtggtaacattgccattactctccacaaatga